One Rhododendron vialii isolate Sample 1 chromosome 2a, ASM3025357v1 genomic region harbors:
- the LOC131316375 gene encoding uncharacterized protein LOC131316375 — protein sequence MVVRYVKEDLLPHSDSTSEPPPLFDATSPCCTHFTVPVCSTCLDAKNYKMQMMELSTQMEGSSTESTCIDEDSFVKVMGPKQPGSVRTFGLGPSIKDVFAGGYPRSQEETHIFQAQMQD from the exons ATGGTTGTAAG GTACGTGAAAGAAGATCTTCTCCCACATTCGGATTCTACTTCTGAACCGCCTCCCCTCTTTGATGCAACTTCTCCAT GTTGTACACATTTTACCGTGCCCGTTTGCTCAACGTGTTTGGATGCCAAGAACTATAAG ATGCAAATGATGGAGCTCTCGACGCAAATGGAGGGATCTTCTACTGAATCCACGTGCATAGATGAGGATAGCTTTGTAAAAGTTATGGGTCCTAAGCAACCTGGTAGTGTTCGAACATTTGGATTAGGCCCTTCTATCAAAGATGTCTTTGCAGGTGGATATCCGCGATCACAAGAGGAAACCCATATATTTCAAGCACAAATGCAAGACTAG
- the LOC131317120 gene encoding uncharacterized protein LOC131317120 — MYQRLQNLRQNTRSVDDYTTEFYQLMARNDIAKTDEQLISRYVGGLRQSFQYALNMLDLYSVSDTHERVIQLEKQASRRPMTTWGATGRNTTPTPVKPAALPPLVAPSANRATGGSGFRCFKCGELDHRAVECRKGDREGKALLLEYEEGKENPASMYEREPVFDAELFDENVEEIIRDVGPLLVVQRACYAPREADGNLWLRSNVFQSTCTIGEKVCRFVIDSGSCENVVSEEAVQKLGLKTEPHPNPYKLAWLKRGNELVKVSKRCLVSFSVGSTYKDQVWCDVVAMDVCHLLLGRPWQFDRRVMHDGGANTYSLMSGGTKMVLLPSKEIVAKSPVRESTNLLTRVQHEEEILATKVIFVLVSTASSPVVLDQNIPAIIQPLLSEFRDVFPMELPDGLPPLRDIQHQIDLVPSSSLPNRPHYRMSPKEHEELRRQVEELLSKGFIKESLSPCAVPALLIPKKDGTWRMYVDSRAINKITVKYRFPIPRLDDLLDQLVGAKVFTKLDLKSGYHQLRIRPGDEWKIAFKTREGLYEWLVMPFGLSNAPSTFMRMMNQALHPFIDKFVMVYFDDIIYSASPELHLQHLRDVLTVLRREKLFGAVKKCVFLTDLVLFLGYVVSKDGISVDESKIEAIRSWPQPKTLFDVRSFHGLAAFYRRYILHFSTIMAPITVCMKGVQFMWTDVATEAFLLVK, encoded by the coding sequence ATGTATCAACGCCTCCAGAATCTCCGGCAAAATACACGTTCTGTGGATGACTACACCACGGAGTTTTATCAGCTGATGGCTCGAAACGATATAGCCAAGACAGATGAACAATTAATATCAAGGTATGTTGGGGGTTTGCGTCAGTCTTTCCAATATGCTTTGAATATGCTAGATTTGTATTCTGTATCGGACACCCATGAACGGGTAATACAGTTGGAAAAACAGGCAAGCCGTAGGCCTATGACGACTTGGGGTGCTACTGGTAGGAACACAACCCCTACCCCCGTCAAGCCAGCTGCTCTTCCACCACTGGTTGCACCATCAGCCAATCGTGCTACAGGTGGCTCCGGGTTCAGATGTTTTAAGTGTGGCGAGTTGGACCACCGTGCTGTTGAATGTCGCAAAGGTGACCGCGAAGGCAAGGCCTTGTTGTTGGAATATGAAGAGGGTAAAGAAAATCCAGCTAGTATGTATGAGCGTGAACCAGTGTTTGATGCTGAATTATTCGATGAGAACGTGGAAGAAATTATCAGGGACGTTGGGCCACTACTGGTGGTTCAGCGAGCATGCTATGCCCCTCGTGAAGCTGACGGGAATTTGTGGCTGCGAAGCAATGTATTCCAGTCTACCTGCACAATTGGAGAAAAGGTGTGCCGATTTGTGATTGATTCGGGCAGTTGTGAAAATGTGGTGTCAGAGGAAGCAGTCCAGAAACTTGGGTTGAAGACAGAGCCTCATCCTAACCCTTATAAGCTGGCGTGGTTAAAAAGAGGTAATGAACTAGTCAAAGTTTCTAAAAGATGTTTAGTTTCATTTTCTGTTGGTTCTACATATAAGGATCAGGTTTGGTGTGATGTGGTGGCGATGGATGTTTGCCATCTCTTGTTGGGGAGGCCTTGGCAATTTGATCGCAGGGTTATGCATGACGGGGGCGCTAATACATATTCTCTCATGTCTGGGGGTACAAAGATGGTGTTGCTGCCTTCAAAGGAGATTGTAGCCAAATCACCAGTTCGGGAGAGTACCAATCTGCTGACAAGGGTGCAGCATGAGGAGGAGATTTTGGCAACAAAAGTGATATTTGTACTTGTGAGTACAGCAAGCTCGCCGGTAGTGCTAGATCAGAACATTCCAGCTATTATCCAGCCCCTACTGTCAGAATTTCGGGATGTGTTTCCAATGGAGTTGCCGGATGGGCTACCACCCCTGCGAGATATCCAACATCAGATTGACTTAGTACCGAGTTCAAGCTTGCCAAACCGGCCCCACTATCGGATGAGCCCAAAGGAACATGAAGAGTTGCGGAGGCAAGTTGAAGAGCTGCTATCCAAAGGCTTTATTAAAGAGAGCCTTAGTCCATGTGCAGTTCCAGCACTATTAATTCCCAAGAAGGATGGTACGTGGCGAATGTATGTTGATAGCAGGGCAATCAACAAAATAACAGTAAAGTATCGCTTTCCAATTCCACGTTTGGATGATTTGTTGGATCAATTGGTGGGAGCAAAGGTTTTTACAAAGCTGGACTTGAAAAGTGGTTATCACCAGCTTCGTATTCGGCCCGGTGACGAATGGAAAATAGCCTTCAAAACACGAGAGGGCCTGTATGAGTGGCTGGTCATGCCGTTCGGGTTATCAAATGCACCGAGCACCTTTATGCGAATGATGAATCAAGCGTTGCATCCTTTTATCGATAAGTTTGTTATGGTATATTTCGATGATATAATATACAGTGCCTCGCCTGAGTTACATCTGCAGCATTTACGGGACGTTCTCACTGTCCTTCGGAGAGAGAAGTTATTCGGAGCGGTCAAGAAGTGTGTGTTTTTGACAGATTTAGTATTATTTCTGGGGTATGTTGTGTCCAAAGATGGGATTTCAGTTGATGAATCAAAAATTGAGGCTATCCGAAGCTGGCCTCAACCAAAGACCCTCTTTGACGTCCGTAGTTTCCATGGGTTGGCCGCTTTCTATCGACGCTATATTCTTCACTTCAGCACTATTATGGCGCCAATTACAGTTTGTATGAAGGGTGTCCAATTTATGTGGACAGATGTTGCAACCGAGGCATTTCTGTTGGTCAAATAG